CCTGTAGCTCCCATGGAcgtctgtggattatccagagtaatGAGCATGTTTTTTCTGGAAAGACATGTTTCTAGCAGCCCAAAACCACCTGTTTAGACCTGCTTTTGTGTcgttttatttacttttatttctatcTATACTTTATTCATTACTTTTATATTGTGTCTCCTTTATGTCTTGGTTTTAACGTCTATTGTGAAGCAGTTTGTGATGTCTGATGTAAACAAATGTTACTTACATATGGATTTTACCAGAGTTACATTTACAGTGAAGGTTTAGTTTGAAGTATTAGGAAATATGCAAATTTGCATTCTTGATCAGAGTTAGAAGAGAATATCGACACCGatctcatatctgtccattaACCACTGGCTGAGGGAAGTCACTGCTCCCAGACCAGAAATAATTAAAGCACTTCACATTTCATAAAACCACAACtagtcatttttacattaaagtttttgtaagaattaaacaaacaagattaaTACTTTTATCAGTAATCTTCAGAGATGCTGtaaaacagatttgttttaGTAATTTAGTTAtagttagtttagttaaatTAGTAATTTTATATGATCTTAGTATTTGTCAGACATTTAATTTTCTGGATTAACAATAACAGACAATCCTGTATGGCTGTTTTATACACAACATCTGAACTGATTTTCCTGGAAATGTACTTtatcaaaatatgaaaaagattAATACATTGACATAAAGTTAAATATTGCTCCACTCCTATTTGGAGCTTTGAGTGATATTCAATTCACCTCAACTGTATTGAAGCAGAGCATTTATAGTTAGTTGAGCTCAAACTTTGACAAAACCAAGGTTTTGCGTGGTCAGATTTTTTATAAACAGGCAACTGAAACATACTGTGGCTTTGTCAGTTAAATTCTCAACACAATGTGAATATagagattaaattaaattaaacaaattgagacatgtacagtattttaaTATCaagacaaatacaaaaacaaatttgtcTGCACTGACTTCATGTCAGTGACACGTGCTCTTCCCGGACTCACCACCAAACACGTCTGTACCACACTTGCAATTTTGTGCAAGGCATCTGCCTCgctacctccctctctctatcatacacacacacacacacacacacacacacacatgtatatacacgCAAAGGCATCCTGTTTATCATCTCATCTCTTTGCACCCGAGGGAGAGCGACGCACACTATCCCATTTCACCCCAACAGTTGGAATGACACCTTGGGGACTATAGACTATATGGAGGCTATGAGTTAGAAATCAAACACCCCTGTGTGTGAGAACTAAAAAATGCTGGGAACCTAAACGAGAGTGACTGGAGAGATTGAAAAGCCTGGGTGAGGAGAGGTGCAGTGCATCCTTAACTTATCACAGTGAAGATAGACCAGGCTGTGACACTGATTTAACCCTATTTTCTTTTGGCCGTCTTATGCTGAGTCAACTTCAAAGGGAAATCAATATACAAAAGTAATGCTCAGTCGCTCCGACTCTTGATGAAACAGGATTTCTGCCAAAAAGTTCTTCCTTGTGGAAAATAAATACTGTTATGTCCTGCTACATCTCGGGTTGATAATGCACTAGAGGGCAAATATATTATTCTCAGACATCATATGAGCCTTTGTCCCTAACATCACTGGATACACCAACAACATGCCTGGAGAGTATATTCTATCATCTCTCTGGCTTGTTGGGTTTCATCTGTTTAAAGCCTCACTTTGTCTCCGCCATTGGACAATAGCCTGAATCTGTGAGAACAGAAGCCTTAGAAAGAGAAGCGTAATgaaagagagagctgctgtttttttttgtgtgtgcatctgtttttttcatgtacTAGGTCAAACATGCTGCTTTCTATGTGTGGGAGACACTTAGGTCTATGGCGTACAATGGTAGGGAACAATGCAAGTGACAGGCATGGTTTCAGTATAAAAGAGGCCTGAGAGTTCTCAAACTTTACTGTATGTCCTGGTATGAGAGCAGTGTGTGACAGccagtgtgccagtgtgtggATGCGGGACTTGGACTGTTGACCCTCGATTCGGTGAGACAGCTTTGTATCAAACAGACTTTAGGTTGATAcatattgtttttgtgtatatgtgtattcATGTCTTGTTGTTGATTAACACATTTCGGAATGAGTGTGAGGAAGCAATGCAAAGTCTTCCCTTGCTGTTCCTCCTTAACTTCTAACTATACAGTGtaattataaaaacaacaactgaacaAAGATGTACTTAGTGGTAGACATTCATGTCTCAATGCAAAGTAAGTGTCAAGACATTATGCTTAAATACTACAAGAGAACGGCCTCTTCTATATCTATTTGTATCAATCCTGTATTATCAGCCACCACAACCAAAAGCTGCAAAGTCATGAACCATTTCTGGACATTTTATGTGCAATAAAATTTGAACCCACAGTACTGATTTGTCCTGCTGGCCTACAGGAGAAAAGCTTCAGCGGTGCAGAGGTGAATAAATGTATGCTGGTAAACATAATTTAGACATTTAGTGCTTTTGGTAATTATGGTTGATGGTGCAAGATATCATCAAACAAAGTGATTATATTCCCCTTTTAATAGAAGTGCATAATTAAGCACaatatcattaaaaaagtgAGGCAAGCCAATGCCTTTCCTTCATTTTGATGACTTTATGGCCTGTGATACTGACCCCCtctattctttctttctttttagtGGCTGCTAAGATGAACCTGGCTCCGTCCAATCACCTCTCACTGCTCCTTCTGCTTTATGTAAACTTGATAGGTGAGAACACATTTGCAACTCTACCAAACTAAAAACTAGCGATGAGCTTATTTCAtggcagaaaacagaaagataTTTCTTCCATGACTTCAGTCTTTCGTGTCTGATCCCCTCCTCGGATCTCAGGTGTGTACGGGGGGAGAATCATCGGGGGTGCAGAGGCACAACCCTACTCCATCAAGTATCAGGCCTCCCTCCTGTTCAGGAACTACCACTTCTGTGGAGGCACCCTCGTCCATCCGCAGTGGGTGGTGTCTGCTGCCCACTGCTGGAGACCGTAAGTTACTGCAGTTTTACACCTGTGGCACCCACACAGAGGGCCAGATGTACTGAACACCCATGACAGCACTGTAGGTCACGAATAGGCACCTTAAGAAACAGGTCCTCTGCCTTCTACTGTGCTTTTTTAGGAGTCCCATGATCCAAGTGGTCCTGGGTGACCACAACATCTTCGAGGTGGATGGCTTTGAGCAGAGGTTCAATGTCTCCTTAGTCATCAGGCACTACCAGTACCAACACTGGACGTTTGACAATGATATCATGCTGCTTAAGGTAAGGGATGACTGTGGAATATGGCTGTGATACAGATCTGAATTTGTTACTGATCAGGATCAGAGTTCAAACTGATTTCAGGTTACTGATTGACATCAGTAAGTCAGTGATCTATAACACAATTCTGAGGCAGACTATAGAGAAAAATGCTATTATGTATATAGCAAAGTGTTTATATATAGCTGTGCTAATATTTACATCTGATGTTTGGTCTGTCATGTTCTGCGTCTCAAGGGACACTTCTCACAGATGTGTCATTTTATGGGAAACCAGATGCAATTCAtaaaatttaaatgtttcatgagTTGAGCCTTATATTGTCAATGCTTACTAATTGGAACAAAAATAAGTAAATTCAACTCAAACTGGCACTCTAGCTATTTAGTATATAATTTCCATGAAGTTGGGGTACTCACAAgcgacacatttttaaaagagtGGTCAAAATTAATACAGCAGAGGCCAACATATTCTGGCACTTAGTCCTTAGTGCTgcttaaattacaaaaaaaactagTAAATAAATAGTATCTTTTGTAAACGTCCACATATTTCAAATCCCCAGGTTTGAAATGCAGGTTTTCTGATATAGATTTGTAGTCTCTGACCGTCAAatgtggaagaagtattcagatcctttactagTAAAAGAACCAATACAAGGTAGAAAAGGTACTGGTCAGAAGAAGTAGTCCTGGATTCCAGATcttacttcagtaaatgtacagaAATGTTGGTATTATCAAAgtatcaaagtaaaagtactcattgtGCAGAATAGCCCCAGTCAATTTAAAAACTGTACTTTGCAGGGCAGTGccaatatattttacatttacatttaaaatggagaagaaaaagagcacATTTTGAAACAAGGCAGGCAGCAATACTAGAATTATGAAAAGTTCATTGTATAAATTctaaaattgttattattatccgtttcttcctttatttgttcttgttttattgattgtattttttcctagtgtttttattctatttttacaAGTCACCAATCAATAACGCAGACATCAGAGTGGGTCTTTAACAGAACAATAACTCTTTTTACTTACACTGTAGATGTTTGTACTGTGGATAGAAAATATACAATGCTACCTTCAGTGTTAGGTTTTATGTTGATTGACTGAAGGATATGCTCTCTGTGGGTCAGTTGGACCGTCCAGCTGTCATCAATGCCAAGGTGGAACCGGCCTCTTTGCCAGACGTGAACTCGCCGCCGCTTGCCGAACTTGCCCGGTGCACAGTCAGTGGCTGGGGTGTGACCTGGCTCAACAGCTACAGCCTATCACCTGTACTGAGGTCTGTGGATGTGGACATCTTCTCCAACTGctggtactactactacttcagGATTACAGAGAACATGATCTGTGCTGGCTCTCTCTATGGTGGGAAAGATTCCTGTCAGGTGAGGCACAAGCTCGTGTGTGCAAGTTCTTGTACATGTTACATGGTGAGGACTGCAACTAATTTTTACCTAACAGAGTGGGGACATTTTTAGGAAATTAGG
This region of Pempheris klunzingeri isolate RE-2024b chromosome 2, fPemKlu1.hap1, whole genome shotgun sequence genomic DNA includes:
- the LOC139210997 gene encoding serine protease 1-like isoform X2, translated to MNLAPSNHLSLLLLLYVNLIGVYGGRIIGGAEAQPYSIKYQASLLFRNYHFCGGTLVHPQWVVSAAHCWRPSPMIQVVLGDHNIFEVDGFEQRFNVSLVIRHYQYQHWTFDNDIMLLKLDRPAVINAKVEPASLPDVNSPPLAELARCTVSGWGVTWLNSYSLSPVLRSVDVDIFSNCWYYYYFRITENMICAGSLYGGKDSCQGDSGGPLVCNGKFEGIVSWGIGCAYSYYPGVYTKIRNYLGWISWVTQNS
- the LOC139210997 gene encoding serine protease 1-like isoform X1, which codes for MNLAPSNHLSLLLLLYVNLIGESVYGGRIIGGAEAQPYSIKYQASLLFRNYHFCGGTLVHPQWVVSAAHCWRPSPMIQVVLGDHNIFEVDGFEQRFNVSLVIRHYQYQHWTFDNDIMLLKLDRPAVINAKVEPASLPDVNSPPLAELARCTVSGWGVTWLNSYSLSPVLRSVDVDIFSNCWYYYYFRITENMICAGSLYGGKDSCQGDSGGPLVCNGKFEGIVSWGIGCAYSYYPGVYTKIRNYLGWISWVTQNS